In Bufo gargarizans isolate SCDJY-AF-19 chromosome 6, ASM1485885v1, whole genome shotgun sequence, a single genomic region encodes these proteins:
- the LRRC18 gene encoding leucine-rich repeat-containing protein 18 has product MAKGKRNHKGKKVTLKAAKNSIRITFDGKRRLDLSKMAIASMPKCLLKLCDIEELDLSRNFIRKIPDWIQRFQNLRWLDLHSNQIEKLPESIGQLQNLLYLNVCNNKLTANGIPMELSHLKNLRQLNLGLNSIDVLPTTLGNLKELKEVCLFDNHLTSVPPGILKLPKLKKINTKRNPIQNTEEKTEEEQQETIERIKCLHLVNENDLCSPCLAKYQMDKSKLKKLRDLMASAMKNPFSSNHVSPNSTAKETMVNVGE; this is encoded by the coding sequence ATGGCAAAAGGCAAAAGAAATCATAAGGGTAAGAAAGTCACCCTGAAAGCAGCCAAGAATTCCATTCGCATCACATTTGATGGTAAAAGAAGACTGGATCTTTCTAAGATGGCAATTGCTTCTATGCCCAAATGCCTATTGAAACTCTGTGATATAGAAGAGCTGGACCTAAGTAGGAATTTTATACGAAAGATTCCTGATTGGATACAACGTTTTCAGAATCTACGATGGCTAGATCTACACAGCAATCAGATAGAAAAACTTCCAGAGTCCATAGGTCAACTACAAAACCTCCTATATCTTAATGTTTGCAACAACAAACTGACCGCAAATGGTATCCCAATGGAACTAAGTCATCTCAAGAACTTGCGTCAACTTAACCTTGGACTTAACAGCATTGATGTTCTGCCAACTACATTAGGGAATCTAAAAGAGCTCAAGGAAGTATGCCTCTTTGATAATCATCTTACTTCAGTTCCTCCTGGCATACTCAAGCTGCCTAAACTGAAGAAGATTAACACCAAAAGAAACCCTATCCAGAATACAGAAGAAAAAACTGAGGAAGAGCAACAGGAAACTATTGAAAGGATTAAATGTCTTCATCTTGTGAATGAGAATGATCTGTGTAGTCCTTGTCTGGCAAAGTACCAGATGGATAAAAGTAAGCTGAAGAAGCTGAGAGATCTTATGGCTTCTGCAATGAAAAATCCTTTCTCCAGTAATCATGTTTCGCCTAACTCTACAGCCAAGGAAACAATGGTAAATGTAGGTGAATGA